A single Brassica rapa cultivar Chiifu-401-42 chromosome A04, CAAS_Brap_v3.01, whole genome shotgun sequence DNA region contains:
- the LOC103864982 gene encoding uncharacterized protein LOC103864982 — MAARKLGSLLRQHFFSLFFLFVGCFFFPKGGDCKHKKRKKKKLRTVSSGSGSGLSSSWLSLKRFFLSTTRISKPRSQTHPNGQLTTLTSARSSHNSLVTLVQPDPETRVENGLSDDSEEIFSCTTCGEIFPKTNLLEHHFAVKHAVTELTDGESSTNIVKIIFKSGWPDLNNKAPEIHRILKIHNSPKILARFEEYREFVKAKAARTSSGGGGGGGRRWDDERCVADGNELLRFYCSTFMCDLGQNGNSNLCGHQYCSVCGIIGAGFSPKLDGIATLATGWRGHAAVSEEVEEEFGFMNVKRAMLVCRVVAGRVGCDLIADDDVDKSDGGYDSLVGEGSGSKSGALLRIDDEELLVFNPRAVLPCFVIVYTV; from the coding sequence aTGGCGGCGCGAAAACTTGGGTCGTTGTTACGTCAGcatttcttctctctcttctttctctttgtcGGCTGTTTCTTCTTCCCCAAAGGAGGCGACTGTAAAcataagaagaggaagaagaagaagcttagaACGGTTTCTTCCGGTTCAGGTTCCGGTTTATCCTCTTCTTGGTTGTCTCTAAAACGGTTTTTCTTATCCACGACGAGGATATCTAAACCCCGCAGCCAAACGCATCCTAACGGTCAGTTAACGACTCTTACTTCCGCTAGATCGTCTCACAACTCTCTCGTCACTCTCGTTCAACCCGACCCGGAAACCCGTGTCGAAAACGGGTTATCGGACGACTCCGAGGAGATCTTCTCTTGCACGACGTGCGGAGAGATCTTCCCCAAAACAAACCTCCTCGAGCATCACTTCGCCGTCAAACACGCCGTGACGGAGCTAACCGACGGCGAATCGAGCACGAACATCGTCAAAATCATATTCAAATCGGGCTGGCCCGATTTGAATAACAAAGCCCCGGAGATCCATCGGATCCTGAAGATCCACAACAGCCCCAAGATCCTCGCGAGATTCGAGGAGTATCGAGAGTTCGTCAAGGCCAAAGCCGCTCGTACCAGcagcggcggaggaggaggaggaggaagacggTGGGACGACGAACGGTGCGTCGCCGACGGGAACGAGCTGCTGAGATTCTACTGCTCGACGTTCATGTGTGACCTAGGGCAAAACGGTAATTCAAATCTCTGCGGCCATCAGTACTGCAGCGTCTGCGGGATCATCGGAGCCGGATTCTCGCCGAAGCTCGACGGGATCGCGACGCTCGCGACGGGGTGGAGGGGACACGCGGCGGTTTCGGAGGAGGTGGAGGAAGAGTTCGGGTTTATGAACGTGAAACGGGCCATGCTGGTTTGCCGGGTCGTCGCGGGCCGGGTCGGGTGTGATTTGATTGCTGATGATGACGTGGACAAGAGTGATGGAGGGTATGATTCTCTAGTTGGGGAAGGGAGTGGGAGTAAGAGTGGGGCCCTGTTGAGGATCGACGATGAGGAGCTTCTGGTGTTTAATCCAAGGGCTGTGCTTCCTTGTTTTGTGATAGTGTATACTGTGTAA
- the LOC103864985 gene encoding uncharacterized protein LOC103864985 isoform X2, translated as MGVKVAYTSPFLQWAAHSSSPSKRRHNAPFPSCQRLNRSALFGTPTKLHRSKSCELWQPPTPTRTHSIRRVSTASLDPFSDEEFSKKIQELTLRFHDEIEMKANSVDLPLSIRIIKKKRKWEEGVKKSKAFSSMSKAFSSMVFMIRELQSFTLHMREVLFYEDLQGILLRVREEMHASFVWLFQQVFSATPTLMVYVMILLANFTVYSISSNSALAAATAPPQITTVTELTTDSSVVKTFFVSSPNGNTASVGGNNNGGGGNVRPVLNGADGDDGSEQFKTIIPEGVSSTLGSTTTESEETSVSGQDELRLWNSVVEEAEEMHFSNTDSALLDHETRKRFVSPLDARVEEADGEIDYFRTELLYQTGLSQEPNNPLLLANYAQFLYIVSNDYDRAEEFFKRAVGVEPKDAEALSKYATFLWRARDDLWAAEETFLEAIDADPTNSFYAANYANFLWNTGGDETCFPLDESQEDTI; from the exons ATGGGAGTGAAAGTAGCATACACTTCGCCCTTCCTTCAATGGGCGGCTCATTCTTCATCTCCTTCAAAACGACGTCACAACGCACCGTTTCCATCCTGTCAGAGACTGAACCGCTCAGCTCTCTTCGGAACTCCTACAAAGCTCCATCGCTCCAAGTCCTGCGAGCTTTGGCAACCGCCCACCCCGACAAGGACTCATTCCATTCGCAGAGTCTCTACCGCAAGCCTAGATCCCTTCTCCGACGAAGAGTTCTCCAAAAAGATCCAAGAGCTCACTCTCAGGTTCCACG ACGAGATCGAGATGAAAGCGAACAGCGTCGACCTTCCTCTCTCGATTCGTATAATAAAGAAGAAGCGAAAATGGGAGGAAGGAGTCAAGAAGAGCAAGGCCTTCTCCTCGATGAGCAAGGCCTTCTCCTCGATGGTGTTCATGATCCGAGAGCTCCAGAGCTTCACGCTGCATATGAGAGAGGTTCTCTTCTACGAAGACTTGCAAGGGATCTTGCTTAGAGTTAGAGAAGAGATGCACGCTTCCTTCGTTTGGCTGTTCCAGCAAGTCTTCTCCGCCACGCCTACTTTGATGGTTTATGTAATGATACTCCTCGCGAACTTCACTGTTTATTCTATCAGTAGCAACTCTGCTTTAGCCGCAGCCACCGCTCCTCCTCAGATCACCACCGTGACAGAGCTCACAACCGATTCGTCCGTTGTCAAAACGTTCTTTGTATCGTCTCCCAACGGGAACACAGCTTCCGTCGGCGGCAACAACAATGGCGGCGGCGGGAACGTCCGGCCGGTGTTAAACGGAGCAGATGGTGATGATGGATCAGAACAGTTTAAGACAATCATACCCGAAGGAGTCTCGTCAACGCTCGGGTCAACGACAACAGAGTCAGAGGAGACATCAGTGTCGGGACAAGACGAACTCAGGCTGTGGAATTCAGTTGTGGAGGAAGCAGAGGAAATGCATTTTTCAAATACAGACAGTGCACTGTTGGATCACGAGACGAGGAAGCGGTTCGTGTCTCCTTTGGATGCTCGAGTGGAAGAAGCGGATGGGGAAATTGATTACTTCAGAACAGAGCTTCTATACCAAACAGGACTGTCTCAAGAGCCTAATAATCCTCTGCTTCTCGCTAACTATGCTCAGTTCCTTTACATCGTCTCTAATGACTATGACAG aGCAGAAGAGTTCTTCAAGAGAGCGGTAGGAGTGGAACCGAAAGACGCAGAGGCCCTGAGCAAATACGCCACGTTCTTATGGAGAGCACGGGACGATCTTTGGGCTGCTGAGGAGACTTTCTTGGAAGCAATCGATGCCGATCCCACCAACTCTTTCTATGCCGCTAATTACGCTAATTTTCTATGGAACACTGGCGGTGATGAGACGTGTTTCCCTCTCGACGAGTCTCAGGAAGACACCATATAG
- the LOC103864985 gene encoding uncharacterized protein LOC103864985 isoform X1: MGVKVAYTSPFLQWAAHSSSPSKRRHNAPFPSCQRLNRSALFGTPTKLHRSKSCELWQPPTPTRTHSIRRVSTASLDPFSDEEFSKKIQELTLRFHDEREQQQQPPWHEIEMKANSVDLPLSIRIIKKKRKWEEGVKKSKAFSSMSKAFSSMVFMIRELQSFTLHMREVLFYEDLQGILLRVREEMHASFVWLFQQVFSATPTLMVYVMILLANFTVYSISSNSALAAATAPPQITTVTELTTDSSVVKTFFVSSPNGNTASVGGNNNGGGGNVRPVLNGADGDDGSEQFKTIIPEGVSSTLGSTTTESEETSVSGQDELRLWNSVVEEAEEMHFSNTDSALLDHETRKRFVSPLDARVEEADGEIDYFRTELLYQTGLSQEPNNPLLLANYAQFLYIVSNDYDRAEEFFKRAVGVEPKDAEALSKYATFLWRARDDLWAAEETFLEAIDADPTNSFYAANYANFLWNTGGDETCFPLDESQEDTI, encoded by the exons ATGGGAGTGAAAGTAGCATACACTTCGCCCTTCCTTCAATGGGCGGCTCATTCTTCATCTCCTTCAAAACGACGTCACAACGCACCGTTTCCATCCTGTCAGAGACTGAACCGCTCAGCTCTCTTCGGAACTCCTACAAAGCTCCATCGCTCCAAGTCCTGCGAGCTTTGGCAACCGCCCACCCCGACAAGGACTCATTCCATTCGCAGAGTCTCTACCGCAAGCCTAGATCCCTTCTCCGACGAAGAGTTCTCCAAAAAGATCCAAGAGCTCACTCTCAGGTTCCACGACGAgagagaacaacaacaacaaccgccATGGCACGAGATCGAGATGAAAGCGAACAGCGTCGACCTTCCTCTCTCGATTCGTATAATAAAGAAGAAGCGAAAATGGGAGGAAGGAGTCAAGAAGAGCAAGGCCTTCTCCTCGATGAGCAAGGCCTTCTCCTCGATGGTGTTCATGATCCGAGAGCTCCAGAGCTTCACGCTGCATATGAGAGAGGTTCTCTTCTACGAAGACTTGCAAGGGATCTTGCTTAGAGTTAGAGAAGAGATGCACGCTTCCTTCGTTTGGCTGTTCCAGCAAGTCTTCTCCGCCACGCCTACTTTGATGGTTTATGTAATGATACTCCTCGCGAACTTCACTGTTTATTCTATCAGTAGCAACTCTGCTTTAGCCGCAGCCACCGCTCCTCCTCAGATCACCACCGTGACAGAGCTCACAACCGATTCGTCCGTTGTCAAAACGTTCTTTGTATCGTCTCCCAACGGGAACACAGCTTCCGTCGGCGGCAACAACAATGGCGGCGGCGGGAACGTCCGGCCGGTGTTAAACGGAGCAGATGGTGATGATGGATCAGAACAGTTTAAGACAATCATACCCGAAGGAGTCTCGTCAACGCTCGGGTCAACGACAACAGAGTCAGAGGAGACATCAGTGTCGGGACAAGACGAACTCAGGCTGTGGAATTCAGTTGTGGAGGAAGCAGAGGAAATGCATTTTTCAAATACAGACAGTGCACTGTTGGATCACGAGACGAGGAAGCGGTTCGTGTCTCCTTTGGATGCTCGAGTGGAAGAAGCGGATGGGGAAATTGATTACTTCAGAACAGAGCTTCTATACCAAACAGGACTGTCTCAAGAGCCTAATAATCCTCTGCTTCTCGCTAACTATGCTCAGTTCCTTTACATCGTCTCTAATGACTATGACAG aGCAGAAGAGTTCTTCAAGAGAGCGGTAGGAGTGGAACCGAAAGACGCAGAGGCCCTGAGCAAATACGCCACGTTCTTATGGAGAGCACGGGACGATCTTTGGGCTGCTGAGGAGACTTTCTTGGAAGCAATCGATGCCGATCCCACCAACTCTTTCTATGCCGCTAATTACGCTAATTTTCTATGGAACACTGGCGGTGATGAGACGTGTTTCCCTCTCGACGAGTCTCAGGAAGACACCATATAG